Within the Miscanthus floridulus cultivar M001 chromosome 2, ASM1932011v1, whole genome shotgun sequence genome, the region AAAATAGCCAATGTAAAACAGTTTACATATGTACTACTCCTATTTTCGGCTAACCAATGAAGTGGTTATGGCAAGTGACCCGTGCAAATGTGAATGTATCCACCAAAGCAACAGCCAAAACCTACCTGTAGCTTGAGGACGGTGGTCTTCTCCGTCTCTGTGAGCACACTGGAACCGCCGGACGAGTCGGACAGGAACCCGGCGAGGTAGAGGAAAGCCGCGAAGCCAATGAGGGTGAAGAGGAACCCCGATCCCCCGAAGCCGATGCCGATGGCCGGGCCGACGGACACGAAGGGCGAAGGCGAGTAGAAGGGCGCGGCCCTGTACCCGCCGCCCCTGGGCGCCGGCGCGCTGTACCCGTAGGACGGAGACGACGAGGAGGGGCGCGAGGAGAAGGCGGACCCGCCGACGCGGCCGCCCGAGGCGGCCAGCGCCGCGGCGTGCGGCCCACCCGCCGACGCGGTGAGCAGCGCGCCGGCCAGCAGGAGCGCGAGCGCGGGCCGCCTGAGCGCCGCGAGGGCGTCGAGCACGGACCTCCTGAGCGCGTCGAGGACCAGGAGCGCGCCTGGCCTCCCCGCCGGCGGCTCTTGCGCGTCGAGAGGAGCAGCGGGGCGGTGGAGGTGGGCGCGCAGAGCGGAGACGCGCGGCTGGGTCCTTAGTAGGAGGTGCGCGGGGTGGAGGCCGCggcgggaagggagagggagcgaGCGCGGGCGTGGCCGCGGGCGCGGGGTGGAGAGGAGGCGAGTGGCCTCGAGGAGGGAGGCGGCGGCCATGATGATGGCGGCGCCGCGGGCCGCGGGAGTGGAAATGGAATGTgatgcggaggcggaggcggaggaggagagggCGGTGGACGGCGGTGCTGGGAGCGGGAGGGATTTTTTTGAGAAGTGTGTGGGGGAGGAGGATCAGGTTGTGAGGCTCCGGGCTCGGGATGCCGGGATCGGGTGACGTGGCCGACGACGACCAAGTTCCAAGTTCGCATGGGAACTCCCGCGCTTCCGATCCGGCCGACGATAGACCGTACGTAAGCATGCTGTTCAATAGCAAATAAAGGTAATCGAAGCCGGGGCTGGCAAGCTTTACTGCTCCGTTGTTCATCCAGCGATTAAGGATGCGGGACTGCTCCACAAATTCCAGTTTTAGGATGCgggactgctccacaaactcagtTATAAAACTGGAGTTTGTAGAGCATTTTTTAGGTTTTATCATAACTCTATTTTTTTATCTCGAACAGAATATGTGAGGCTGAAATCATTTAACTAAAAAAACGTGAAGCGGAGCAGTCTCAAACACAGAAAGTACAAAAAGTTAATCAAATATCATCCACTCTTTTTCAGAAAGTTGTTACTGCACATTTTTTCGGCAACGGCTTAGGCCTAGAAACATGAGCGACTTTGAGATATAACTTAGAACAATAGAATGGAACATATTTTGAATCAAACAAAGTGTTTGATCGTAAACTGAGCGtagctcagttggttaggttCTTTGTAATGAAACATATCAATTTGATGCATTATTCTTTAGCACTATTTGCCAGCTCAATCTCAGTCTTTCCATAGGGCGTCTTTCAATAGAGTGAGTGTCTGTATCTGTAGTGTGCACTATAAACGATGTCTATGTCTATATTTATGTCTATGTTTGTAGCGtgatcacaaaaaaaaaaaacaaagtgtaAAAACTTGACTGCAGTTAACTTTTAAATAGTTTAGTTTAGGTTAGAGAATAAAACTTTACTAAACCTGTCATATAGATTACCCACATCCACTGTTATAAAAAATAACCTTAATTAGTAAACTGACCCACTTTAATCTAAATTGCTGGCCTCATCACATTACTAAATATAACCCAATGTCTATCTAAATTCCCAGCCCAGAGTTGCCACTTGAAACAAAATGTCtattatactccctccatactcagATTTCAAGTCGTTTTGGGCACTTGGCTAGTTTTCACAAATCATGTCGTTCTCTGCACCCGAGGGCAAGTTTGGACGCGATTACCCCTCCCTTAATCGCGCGCGTGCACGCCGTCCGCATTGATCGCGCCTATTCGTTACTCACGCCACCCGTTCGGCTTGCCGCTGGCCGATCCAATAAGCGCTCGCACCGCCTTGCACTTGAGCATCTGAACGTTTTATAGTACTGGGAGCAGCGTGTGTAGACGCGCCAACACACGCGCGCGAGAACGCCGAAAATGCGTCTGAACGTCGAAAATTTGAAAGCAAGCGAACCTGTAAACGCGCCAACACACGCGCGAGAAAGCAAAATGGAGCAAACGCTAAAAACACTCCTACACGCGCGCGTCACCTGTGCCAAAACGCTCCTGCACGCGCGCGCGAACGGCCAAACCCCGACCTCACGCGCCCAAACTCAAGCAGCACATTGCCATGCAACGAAGCACATTGCCATGCAAATAATCTGGcgaatacaaaaaaaaaataccACGGCTACCAGTACTCGAATGGTGGACGTCCGTCCTCGGGCCATAGAGCCTTGGCCACTCGAGCTACGAAAGTTTGCTGGATAAGCAGCATGCGCATGCCTATTTAATAAGGGCAAGAATGAAAAATTAACCCTTAATTAATTCCTTCTTGGTATGCACAATCCTGTCCTAAACGACTTGTTTTATgggtatggagggagtacatacaTTATTTTACATTACTCACTTTGGATCATCattataatatatataaaaactaACTCACAATATATGTACCTGCGTGCGAATCACACATGCGGGGAGCCAAACAGTGAGTCATGTACAATGGTGCCGATGACAACATCAAATTATATAGGTTAGGAATGGAAACCGGAAAAACAAAAATCCTGATGAttcatgaacgaagttaggacaCTTTGTTAATGCTTGTTGCATTGCAGCCTATACATCAAATtatatatgttgcaatgcaaCAAGAATTAACAGAGTTCAAGCCAAAATTTCAATAAAATACATTAGAACAACATGAAGATACAAAGAGAACAAGATTAAAAAAATGATGCAAAGATTCAAAATACGGATAACGGTTAAAGCCCATCTATATATTATTATGCTAGAACATGAACAAATACTTAAGACACAAAGCAAATGTAGGTAATTTTTATTAGTTGTCGACCTTAAACATTTTTTGATGAAATTGGAGGGGCCATAGCCCCTACAGGTAATTTATTGAAatcggaaa harbors:
- the LOC136538236 gene encoding FLUCTUATING-LIGHT-ACCLIMATION protein 1, chloroplastic-like; this encodes MAAASLLEATRLLSTPRPRPRPRSLPLPSRRGLHPAHLLLRTQPRVSALRAHLHRPAAPLDAQEPPAGRPGALLVLDALRRSVLDALAALRRPALALLLAGALLTASAGGPHAAALAASGGRVGGSAFSSRPSSSSPSYGYSAPAPRGGGYRAAPFYSPSPFVSVGPAIGIGFGGSGFLFTLIGFAAFLYLAGFLSDSSGGSSVLTETEKTTVLKLQVGLLGMARSFQKELDQIAEKADTSTPAGLSYVLTETTLALLRHPDCCISAYSSVDVKRSMDDGEKRFNQLSIEERGKFDEETLVNVNSIKRNKGGSQRSSGFSNEYIVITILVAAEGVHKLPVINSSNDLKTALQKMGAIPSSKILAVEVLWTPQNENDTLSERELLEDYPLLRPL